Sequence from the Flavobacterium sp. J372 genome:
CACAGGTGATGCTGTTGCCGCTATTCTTTGTTTTCACAGGTCTCCGCACGCAAATCGGCCTTCTTGATGACCCCTCCCTATGGAATGTTTGCGGCCTGATTATACTTGTTGCCGTGGTAGGTAAATTTGTCGGCAGTGCGCTTACCGCTAAATTTCTGGGGCAGAACTGGCGTGACAGCTTAACCATAGGTGCCCTTATGAATACCCGTGGCCTTATGGAGCTCATAGTGCTGAATATTGGTTACGATCTTGGCGTGCTGTCAACAGAAATTTTCTCGATGATGGTTATCATGGCACTGGCAACTACGTTTATGACAGGCCCTGCGCTCGATCTGATTGGCTACATCTATAACCGCAGAAAGAATTATATACCGCAGGAGATAAGGCAGGCGAGTAAGTTTAAGGTACTTGTGTCATTTGACAGTCCTGAGGGAGGCAAAACCCTTGTAAAGCTTGCTAACAGCTTTGTGAGGAGGATGAATGGCAATGCAATGGTTACGGCAATGCATATCATGCCAAGTAATGAGATACATACATTTAACCTTGAAGAATACGAACAGGAAAGTTTTAAGCCTGTACTGGCTGAAGCGGAAAGCCTGAACCAAAAGGTAACAACGCTATTTAAGGCAAGCACTGAAATGGATAGCGATATTGCTACTGTGGCTAACAAAGGAGAGTTTGACCTGGTGCTGATTGATATAGGGCAGTCAATTTTTGAAGGGACATTGCTTGGCAAAATACTTGGGTTCACAACACGTATCATCAATCCTGAAAACCTTATCAATACTTTTACAGGTAAAGAAAAGCTCTTTGAAAACTCACCGTTTGATGAGCGTACACAGCACATTTTGGGCAAAACAACTGCTCCTGTAGGTATATTGGTTGATAAGGAGTTTCAATCAACCGACCGGGTCTTCGTAACGATTTTTGATGAAAACGATGCTTTCTTGATAGATTTCGCCCAAAAGCTTATAAGCAATGCAGGCTCGCAGGTAACCGTGCTTGATGCTGCCGGTAACATCAAAAATAACACCGATATCAAGGAAACCATCCGCAGTATAGAGCAAACGGTGCCAAACCACATACGGCTGCTCAACGAGCGCAAGCTCGAAAAAGAGTTTTTGCAGGAACAGGACCTTATGGTAATAAGCGTTGACAGCTGGAAAAAGCTTGTGGAATCACGCAGTACATGGCTAAACAATACACCATCGCTACTCATACTTAAACCTTAAGCTAATGAACATATTAAAACACTTTTGCACTGTATTTTCAATACTGTGCAGCCTGGCTATTGCCGCTCAGCAACAGCCCGAGGTACCAGCTTCTGCAACCATCAAAGACAAATTTGAAGCAGGGTTTGACGGTATGCTCGGCGTTTCTTACGGAAACAAAGCTATGGGAATAAACGTTGGCGGTCCAAGCCTGAAGTATAAATTCAGGAAGAATTTAAAGGTTGGGGTAGGGGCGTTTCCGTCATTGTTTATTATGGATGATAAAGCTGTACCCAGGCTGGCAGTTTCACCAATAATAGAATACCGTAAATGGATGCTGATAACCCCTTACTACGGCTATGACAATAATAATAAGCAAATCTGGACATTTGGAATGGGCTACAGGTTTTTGTGATGATTAATTAACGTCCGTTAATCATTGGTTGTGTAAAGTATTTACTACTTTTAAGCATCAATTTAAAAATAGAGAAATGACACAAGTAAAAGCATTTGCAGCATACGATGCGGAAACCCCGCTGAAGCCTTTTGAGTTCGACCGAAAAGAGGTTGGCGCTAACCAGGTACAGATAGATATTCTTTTCAGTGGTGTTTGCCACAGCGATATACATACCGCGAAAGGCGACTGGGGGCCGGCAATATACCCGCTTGTTCCCGGGCATGAAATTGTAGGGCGAATTACCAAAGTAGGTTCTGATGTAACCAAATTTAAGGAAGGTGAACTTGCAGGCGTTGGGTGTTTTGTAGATTCGTGCCGTAAATGCCAAAGCTGCAGGGAAGGTGAGGAGCAGTATTGTGATGAAGGTATGACGGCCACCTATAACAGTTATGAGCGCGGCACAAACATCCCAACTTACGGAGGTTACTCAACAACTATCACCGTTGATGAAAATTATGTGCTACATGTAAGCGATAAGCTTGACCTGAAGGGTGTAGCGCCATTGCTGTGTGCAGGTATCACTACCTATTCACCGCTGCGTTACCTGGGTGTAGGTAAAGGTCACAAAGTTGGTGTGCTTGGCCTTGGAGGGCTGGGGCATATGGCCGTTAAGTTTGCAGCCGCTTTCGGTGCTGAAGTTACCATGCTTAGCTCATCACCCTCAAAAGAAGCAGACGCCAAAAAACTGGGTGCGCACAATTTTGTACTGACATCAGATAAAGCGCAGATGAAGGCAAGCGCGAATACTTTCGACGTTATTATTAATACGGTATCGGCACCACATGAATACGCTCCCTACCTCGACCTTCTTGCCAAAAACGGAACAATGGTGGTTGTGGGTATCCCTACCGACCCCTCAAAAGTACCCGCATTCAGCCTGATCATGAAGCGTAAAAAAATTATGGGCAGCCTGATTGGCGGTATTGCCGAAACTCAGGAAATGCTTGATTATTGCGCCGAAAACAACATCACATCTGAAGTTGAAGTGATTGACATGCAGTACATAAACGAGGCGTATGACCGTATGGAAAAGAGCGATGTGAAATATCGTTTTGTAATAGATATGGAATCTTTAAAAAGCTAAGGGACTATAAGCTGAGAGCTTAATAAAAAAGCGCGGTTTCAAACCGCGCTTTTTTATGCAAGTACATCTCTAATATCTTCGTGGCGCTCAAACATCTTCTTTGCAAACGGGCAAAGCGGTATAATCTTAATGTTCTTTTCACGTGCAAAGGCTACTGCCTTTTCCAGCAGTTTCATACCAACGCCTTTAAATTCAGGATTGCCATGCGTATGTTCAATGATAAACTTATCTTCACCGGCCCAAACATAGTCCATAAGCCCGGCTTCAGTAGCGCCTTCAACGGCTTTCCATGAGCCGCGTTTTCCATCGTCAGAGTGTTGAATTTCCATTGTGTTTATTGTTTAGGTTTAAATTCAGGATTGTCTTCAGGCAGTGGTATATAGCCTGTTTCATTATGCATCGGCGGGAATTCCTTATTGCGCCAGCGTTGTTTTGCATCTTCAATAAGTTCGTGTGATGTCGCTACAAAATTCCAGTAAATATGGCGTTCTTCAGGGAACGCTTCACCCCCGAAAATATATATTGTTGTATTCTCGCCCATTGTAAAATTGCAGAGCGATGAGTCCTTCGCTACAAGCAGTTGTTTTGGGCCGAATGTGTTACCGTCGTTTTCAATGCTTCCTTCTAATATGTAAATACCACTTTCACCATACAACGCGCCTGACGGGTTAACATTGGCTTTTGCAGTGCTTTTTAGTTCAATAAGATACAGCGGGCTATGCACCGGCACTGGAGATTTCCGCCCGAAAG
This genomic interval carries:
- a CDS encoding NAD(P)-dependent alcohol dehydrogenase produces the protein MTQVKAFAAYDAETPLKPFEFDRKEVGANQVQIDILFSGVCHSDIHTAKGDWGPAIYPLVPGHEIVGRITKVGSDVTKFKEGELAGVGCFVDSCRKCQSCREGEEQYCDEGMTATYNSYERGTNIPTYGGYSTTITVDENYVLHVSDKLDLKGVAPLLCAGITTYSPLRYLGVGKGHKVGVLGLGGLGHMAVKFAAAFGAEVTMLSSSPSKEADAKKLGAHNFVLTSDKAQMKASANTFDVIINTVSAPHEYAPYLDLLAKNGTMVVVGIPTDPSKVPAFSLIMKRKKIMGSLIGGIAETQEMLDYCAENNITSEVEVIDMQYINEAYDRMEKSDVKYRFVIDMESLKS
- a CDS encoding cation:proton antiporter yields the protein MKNFKGSIFYVAVVAIFSAIIYWTLKQGVLLENGREITAAAATGKGQWAEFIDSLHHNLTHPLAILLVQIVTIILVARIFGWICRKIGQPTVIGEMIAGIVLGPSLVGTFFPEYSALLFPAASLPNLQFLSQIGLILFMYVVGMELDLKALQNKAKDAVVISHASIIIPFTLGIGLSYYVYTEFAPAGVEFMSFALFMGIAMSITAFPVLARIVQERGLHRTRIGAMVITCAAADDVTAWCILAAVIAIVKAGSFTSSLYVIGLSIIYVGVMMYMVRPFLKRIGDLYANKETVSRPVVAIFFLTLLLSAYATEIIGIHALFGAFMAGAIMPESMRFRSIFIEKVEDVSQVMLLPLFFVFTGLRTQIGLLDDPSLWNVCGLIILVAVVGKFVGSALTAKFLGQNWRDSLTIGALMNTRGLMELIVLNIGYDLGVLSTEIFSMMVIMALATTFMTGPALDLIGYIYNRRKNYIPQEIRQASKFKVLVSFDSPEGGKTLVKLANSFVRRMNGNAMVTAMHIMPSNEIHTFNLEEYEQESFKPVLAEAESLNQKVTTLFKASTEMDSDIATVANKGEFDLVLIDIGQSIFEGTLLGKILGFTTRIINPENLINTFTGKEKLFENSPFDERTQHILGKTTAPVGILVDKEFQSTDRVFVTIFDENDAFLIDFAQKLISNAGSQVTVLDAAGNIKNNTDIKETIRSIEQTVPNHIRLLNERKLEKEFLQEQDLMVISVDSWKKLVESRSTWLNNTPSLLILKP
- a CDS encoding GNAT family N-acetyltransferase gives rise to the protein MEIQHSDDGKRGSWKAVEGATEAGLMDYVWAGEDKFIIEHTHGNPEFKGVGMKLLEKAVAFAREKNIKIIPLCPFAKKMFERHEDIRDVLA